A DNA window from Rhinolophus sinicus isolate RSC01 linkage group LG10, ASM3656204v1, whole genome shotgun sequence contains the following coding sequences:
- the HEMK1 gene encoding MTRF1L release factor glutamine methyltransferase isoform X1, which translates to MECWGRMLRAFLSGPGRRGGAWGSAYSSWRPHRPVPGLLNATELVSHWTAIFEKEGIPEAQESSEYIVAHVLGAKTFQSLRPVLWTQPLTPWQLQCIQELSSCRLQRMPVQYILGEWDFRGLSLKMAPPVFIPRPETEELVEWVLEEVAQRPRAVGAQGGPLILEVGCGSGAISLSLLSQLPQSQVIAVDKGEASICLTRENAQRLRLQDRIWIVPFDVTLEGSWAHLLSWGPMDLVVSNPPYVFHQDMEQLAPEILRRPRPREGSCLVQDEEWKQPCGDTHDLEAGSQWDPLSTRGTAGYEDLAALDGGEKGMDIITHILTLAPRLLKDSGSIFLEVDPRHPELVGGWLQSRPDLSLDLVAVRKDFCGRPRFLHIRRSGPQHGCPAHAWPGPQPARVPG; encoded by the exons ATGGAGTGTTGGGGGAGAATGCTGCGGGCCTTCCTGTCTGGCCCGGGGAGGAGGGGGGGCGCTTGGGGCTCGGCCTACAGCTCATGGCGACCCCATCGGCCTGTGCCTGGGTTGTTGAATGCCACAGAGCTTGTCAGTCACTGGACGGCAATCTTTGAGAAGGAGGGCATCCCCGAGGCCCAGGAATCCAGTGAGTACATCGTGGCTCATGTCCTTGGAGCCAAAACA TTTCAGAGTCTGAGACCAGTACTCTGGACCCAGCCCCTGACCCCTTGGCAGCTACAGTGTATCCAGGAACTGAGTAGCTGCCGATTGCAAAG GATGCCTGTGCAGTACATCCTTGGTGAGTGGGACTTTCGGGGGCTCAGTCTGAAGATGGCACCCCCAGTGTTCATCCCTCGGCCGGAAACAGAG GAGCTGGTTGAATGGGTGCTGGAGGAGGTGGCCCAGAGGCCCCGTGCAGTGGGAGCCCAAGGTGGCCCCCTCATCCTAGAGGTGGGCTGTGGATCGGGAGCCATCTCCCTTAGCCTGCTGAGCCAACTCCCCCAG AGTCAAGTCATTGCGGTGGATAAGGGAGAAGCCTCCATCTGCCTGACCCGCGAGAATGCTCAGAG GCTTCGGTTGCAGGACAGGATTTGGATCGTCCCCTTCGATGTGACCTTAG AGGGCAGCTGGGCACACCTTCTATCCTGGGGCCCCATGGACCTGGTCGTCAGCAACCCTCCATATGTCTTCCACCAGGACATGGAGCAGCTGGCTCCTGAGATCCTCAG AAggccgaggcccagagagggaagctGCCTTGTCCAAG ATGAAGAATGGAAACAGCCTTGTGGGGACACGCATGACCTGGAGGCTGGCAGTCAGTGGGATCCACTGAGCACACGTGGCACTGCCGG CTACGAAGATCTGGCAGCGCTGGACGGCGGGGAGAAGGGTATGGACATCATTACACACATCTTGACACTGGCCCCTCGGCTGCTAAAGGACTCTGG AAGCATCTTCTTAGAAGTGGACCCGAGACACCCGGAGCTCGTTGGTGGCTGGCTTCAGAGCCGGCCTGACCTGTCACTCGATCTTGTGGCTGTGCGCAAGGACTTCTGTGGGAG GCCCCGGTTCCTGCATATCCGGAGGTCTGGGCCACAGCATGGCTGCCCTGCACACGCCTGGCCAGGGCCCCAGCCTGCCAGAGTGCCTGGTTGA
- the HEMK1 gene encoding MTRF1L release factor glutamine methyltransferase isoform X3: MECWGRMLRAFLSGPGRRGGAWGSAYSSWRPHRPVPGLLNATELVSHWTAIFEKEGIPEAQESSEYIVAHVLGAKTFQSLRPVLWTQPLTPWQLQCIQELSSCRLQRMPVQYILGEWDFRGLSLKMAPPVFIPRPETEELVEWVLEEVAQRPRAVGAQGGPLILEVGCGSGAISLSLLSQLPQSQVIAVDKGEASICLTRENAQRLRLQDRIWIVPFDVTLEGSWAHLLSWGPMDLVVSNPPYVFHQDMEQLAPEILSYEDLAALDGGEKGMDIITHILTLAPRLLKDSGSIFLEVDPRHPELVGGWLQSRPDLSLDLVAVRKDFCGRPRFLHIRRSGPQHGCPAHAWPGPQPARVPG, encoded by the exons ATGGAGTGTTGGGGGAGAATGCTGCGGGCCTTCCTGTCTGGCCCGGGGAGGAGGGGGGGCGCTTGGGGCTCGGCCTACAGCTCATGGCGACCCCATCGGCCTGTGCCTGGGTTGTTGAATGCCACAGAGCTTGTCAGTCACTGGACGGCAATCTTTGAGAAGGAGGGCATCCCCGAGGCCCAGGAATCCAGTGAGTACATCGTGGCTCATGTCCTTGGAGCCAAAACA TTTCAGAGTCTGAGACCAGTACTCTGGACCCAGCCCCTGACCCCTTGGCAGCTACAGTGTATCCAGGAACTGAGTAGCTGCCGATTGCAAAG GATGCCTGTGCAGTACATCCTTGGTGAGTGGGACTTTCGGGGGCTCAGTCTGAAGATGGCACCCCCAGTGTTCATCCCTCGGCCGGAAACAGAG GAGCTGGTTGAATGGGTGCTGGAGGAGGTGGCCCAGAGGCCCCGTGCAGTGGGAGCCCAAGGTGGCCCCCTCATCCTAGAGGTGGGCTGTGGATCGGGAGCCATCTCCCTTAGCCTGCTGAGCCAACTCCCCCAG AGTCAAGTCATTGCGGTGGATAAGGGAGAAGCCTCCATCTGCCTGACCCGCGAGAATGCTCAGAG GCTTCGGTTGCAGGACAGGATTTGGATCGTCCCCTTCGATGTGACCTTAG AGGGCAGCTGGGCACACCTTCTATCCTGGGGCCCCATGGACCTGGTCGTCAGCAACCCTCCATATGTCTTCCACCAGGACATGGAGCAGCTGGCTCCTGAGATCCTCAG CTACGAAGATCTGGCAGCGCTGGACGGCGGGGAGAAGGGTATGGACATCATTACACACATCTTGACACTGGCCCCTCGGCTGCTAAAGGACTCTGG AAGCATCTTCTTAGAAGTGGACCCGAGACACCCGGAGCTCGTTGGTGGCTGGCTTCAGAGCCGGCCTGACCTGTCACTCGATCTTGTGGCTGTGCGCAAGGACTTCTGTGGGAG GCCCCGGTTCCTGCATATCCGGAGGTCTGGGCCACAGCATGGCTGCCCTGCACACGCCTGGCCAGGGCCCCAGCCTGCCAGAGTGCCTGGTTGA
- the HEMK1 gene encoding MTRF1L release factor glutamine methyltransferase isoform X2 yields the protein MECWGRMLRAFLSGPGRRGGAWGSAYSSWRPHRPVPGLLNATELVSHWTAIFEKEGIPEAQESSEYIVAHVLGAKTFQSLRPVLWTQPLTPWQLQCIQELSSCRLQRMPVQYILGEWDFRGLSLKMAPPVFIPRPETEELVEWVLEEVAQRPRAVGAQGGPLILEVGCGSGAISLSLLSQLPQSQVIAVDKGEASICLTRENAQRLRLQDRIWIVPFDVTLEGSWAHLLSWGPMDLVVSNPPYVFHQDMEQLAPEILRCRKAEAQRGKLPCPSYEDLAALDGGEKGMDIITHILTLAPRLLKDSGSIFLEVDPRHPELVGGWLQSRPDLSLDLVAVRKDFCGRPRFLHIRRSGPQHGCPAHAWPGPQPARVPG from the exons ATGGAGTGTTGGGGGAGAATGCTGCGGGCCTTCCTGTCTGGCCCGGGGAGGAGGGGGGGCGCTTGGGGCTCGGCCTACAGCTCATGGCGACCCCATCGGCCTGTGCCTGGGTTGTTGAATGCCACAGAGCTTGTCAGTCACTGGACGGCAATCTTTGAGAAGGAGGGCATCCCCGAGGCCCAGGAATCCAGTGAGTACATCGTGGCTCATGTCCTTGGAGCCAAAACA TTTCAGAGTCTGAGACCAGTACTCTGGACCCAGCCCCTGACCCCTTGGCAGCTACAGTGTATCCAGGAACTGAGTAGCTGCCGATTGCAAAG GATGCCTGTGCAGTACATCCTTGGTGAGTGGGACTTTCGGGGGCTCAGTCTGAAGATGGCACCCCCAGTGTTCATCCCTCGGCCGGAAACAGAG GAGCTGGTTGAATGGGTGCTGGAGGAGGTGGCCCAGAGGCCCCGTGCAGTGGGAGCCCAAGGTGGCCCCCTCATCCTAGAGGTGGGCTGTGGATCGGGAGCCATCTCCCTTAGCCTGCTGAGCCAACTCCCCCAG AGTCAAGTCATTGCGGTGGATAAGGGAGAAGCCTCCATCTGCCTGACCCGCGAGAATGCTCAGAG GCTTCGGTTGCAGGACAGGATTTGGATCGTCCCCTTCGATGTGACCTTAG AGGGCAGCTGGGCACACCTTCTATCCTGGGGCCCCATGGACCTGGTCGTCAGCAACCCTCCATATGTCTTCCACCAGGACATGGAGCAGCTGGCTCCTGAGATCCTCAGGTGCAGG AAggccgaggcccagagagggaagctGCCTTGTCCAAG CTACGAAGATCTGGCAGCGCTGGACGGCGGGGAGAAGGGTATGGACATCATTACACACATCTTGACACTGGCCCCTCGGCTGCTAAAGGACTCTGG AAGCATCTTCTTAGAAGTGGACCCGAGACACCCGGAGCTCGTTGGTGGCTGGCTTCAGAGCCGGCCTGACCTGTCACTCGATCTTGTGGCTGTGCGCAAGGACTTCTGTGGGAG GCCCCGGTTCCTGCATATCCGGAGGTCTGGGCCACAGCATGGCTGCCCTGCACACGCCTGGCCAGGGCCCCAGCCTGCCAGAGTGCCTGGTTGA
- the HEMK1 gene encoding MTRF1L release factor glutamine methyltransferase isoform X5, giving the protein MPVQYILGEWDFRGLSLKMAPPVFIPRPETEELVEWVLEEVAQRPRAVGAQGGPLILEVGCGSGAISLSLLSQLPQSQVIAVDKGEASICLTRENAQRLRLQDRIWIVPFDVTLEGSWAHLLSWGPMDLVVSNPPYVFHQDMEQLAPEILRRPRPREGSCLVQDEEWKQPCGDTHDLEAGSQWDPLSTRGTAGYEDLAALDGGEKGMDIITHILTLAPRLLKDSGSIFLEVDPRHPELVGGWLQSRPDLSLDLVAVRKDFCGRPRFLHIRRSGPQHGCPAHAWPGPQPARVPG; this is encoded by the exons ATGCCTGTGCAGTACATCCTTGGTGAGTGGGACTTTCGGGGGCTCAGTCTGAAGATGGCACCCCCAGTGTTCATCCCTCGGCCGGAAACAGAG GAGCTGGTTGAATGGGTGCTGGAGGAGGTGGCCCAGAGGCCCCGTGCAGTGGGAGCCCAAGGTGGCCCCCTCATCCTAGAGGTGGGCTGTGGATCGGGAGCCATCTCCCTTAGCCTGCTGAGCCAACTCCCCCAG AGTCAAGTCATTGCGGTGGATAAGGGAGAAGCCTCCATCTGCCTGACCCGCGAGAATGCTCAGAG GCTTCGGTTGCAGGACAGGATTTGGATCGTCCCCTTCGATGTGACCTTAG AGGGCAGCTGGGCACACCTTCTATCCTGGGGCCCCATGGACCTGGTCGTCAGCAACCCTCCATATGTCTTCCACCAGGACATGGAGCAGCTGGCTCCTGAGATCCTCAG AAggccgaggcccagagagggaagctGCCTTGTCCAAG ATGAAGAATGGAAACAGCCTTGTGGGGACACGCATGACCTGGAGGCTGGCAGTCAGTGGGATCCACTGAGCACACGTGGCACTGCCGG CTACGAAGATCTGGCAGCGCTGGACGGCGGGGAGAAGGGTATGGACATCATTACACACATCTTGACACTGGCCCCTCGGCTGCTAAAGGACTCTGG AAGCATCTTCTTAGAAGTGGACCCGAGACACCCGGAGCTCGTTGGTGGCTGGCTTCAGAGCCGGCCTGACCTGTCACTCGATCTTGTGGCTGTGCGCAAGGACTTCTGTGGGAG GCCCCGGTTCCTGCATATCCGGAGGTCTGGGCCACAGCATGGCTGCCCTGCACACGCCTGGCCAGGGCCCCAGCCTGCCAGAGTGCCTGGTTGA
- the HEMK1 gene encoding MTRF1L release factor glutamine methyltransferase isoform X4, with translation MECWGRMLRAFLSGPGRRGGAWGSAYSSWRPHRPVPGLLNATELVSHWTAIFEKEGIPEAQESSEYIVAHVLGAKTFQSLRPVLWTQPLTPWQLQCIQELSSCRLQRMPVQYILGEWDFRGLSLKMAPPVFIPRPETEELVEWVLEEVAQRPRAVGAQGGPLILEVGCGSGAISLSLLSQLPQSQVIAVDKGEASICLTRENAQRLRLQDRIWIVPFDVTLEGSWAHLLSWGPMDLVVSNPPYVFHQDMEQLAPEILRCRLRRSGSAGRRGEGYGHHYTHLDTGPSAAKGLWKHLLRSGPETPGARWWLASEPA, from the exons ATGGAGTGTTGGGGGAGAATGCTGCGGGCCTTCCTGTCTGGCCCGGGGAGGAGGGGGGGCGCTTGGGGCTCGGCCTACAGCTCATGGCGACCCCATCGGCCTGTGCCTGGGTTGTTGAATGCCACAGAGCTTGTCAGTCACTGGACGGCAATCTTTGAGAAGGAGGGCATCCCCGAGGCCCAGGAATCCAGTGAGTACATCGTGGCTCATGTCCTTGGAGCCAAAACA TTTCAGAGTCTGAGACCAGTACTCTGGACCCAGCCCCTGACCCCTTGGCAGCTACAGTGTATCCAGGAACTGAGTAGCTGCCGATTGCAAAG GATGCCTGTGCAGTACATCCTTGGTGAGTGGGACTTTCGGGGGCTCAGTCTGAAGATGGCACCCCCAGTGTTCATCCCTCGGCCGGAAACAGAG GAGCTGGTTGAATGGGTGCTGGAGGAGGTGGCCCAGAGGCCCCGTGCAGTGGGAGCCCAAGGTGGCCCCCTCATCCTAGAGGTGGGCTGTGGATCGGGAGCCATCTCCCTTAGCCTGCTGAGCCAACTCCCCCAG AGTCAAGTCATTGCGGTGGATAAGGGAGAAGCCTCCATCTGCCTGACCCGCGAGAATGCTCAGAG GCTTCGGTTGCAGGACAGGATTTGGATCGTCCCCTTCGATGTGACCTTAG AGGGCAGCTGGGCACACCTTCTATCCTGGGGCCCCATGGACCTGGTCGTCAGCAACCCTCCATATGTCTTCCACCAGGACATGGAGCAGCTGGCTCCTGAGATCCTCAGGTGCAGG CTACGAAGATCTGGCAGCGCTGGACGGCGGGGAGAAGGGTATGGACATCATTACACACATCTTGACACTGGCCCCTCGGCTGCTAAAGGACTCTGG AAGCATCTTCTTAGAAGTGGACCCGAGACACCCGGAGCTCGTTGGTGGCTGGCTTCAGAGCCGGCCTGA
- the HEMK1 gene encoding MTRF1L release factor glutamine methyltransferase isoform X6 — protein sequence MECWGRMLRAFLSGPGRRGGAWGSAYSSWRPHRPVPGLLNATELVSHWTAIFEKEGIPEAQESSEYIVAHVLGAKTFQSLRPVLWTQPLTPWQLQCIQELSSCRLQRMPVQYILGEWDFRGLSLKMAPPVFIPRPETEELVEWVLEEVAQRPRAVGAQGGPLILEVGCGSGAISLSLLSQLPQSQVIAVDKGEASICLTRENAQRLRLQDRIWIVPFDVTLEGSWAHLLSWGPMDLVVSNPPYVFHQDMEQLAPEILRRPRPREGSCLVQATKIWQRWTAGRRVWTSLHTS from the exons ATGGAGTGTTGGGGGAGAATGCTGCGGGCCTTCCTGTCTGGCCCGGGGAGGAGGGGGGGCGCTTGGGGCTCGGCCTACAGCTCATGGCGACCCCATCGGCCTGTGCCTGGGTTGTTGAATGCCACAGAGCTTGTCAGTCACTGGACGGCAATCTTTGAGAAGGAGGGCATCCCCGAGGCCCAGGAATCCAGTGAGTACATCGTGGCTCATGTCCTTGGAGCCAAAACA TTTCAGAGTCTGAGACCAGTACTCTGGACCCAGCCCCTGACCCCTTGGCAGCTACAGTGTATCCAGGAACTGAGTAGCTGCCGATTGCAAAG GATGCCTGTGCAGTACATCCTTGGTGAGTGGGACTTTCGGGGGCTCAGTCTGAAGATGGCACCCCCAGTGTTCATCCCTCGGCCGGAAACAGAG GAGCTGGTTGAATGGGTGCTGGAGGAGGTGGCCCAGAGGCCCCGTGCAGTGGGAGCCCAAGGTGGCCCCCTCATCCTAGAGGTGGGCTGTGGATCGGGAGCCATCTCCCTTAGCCTGCTGAGCCAACTCCCCCAG AGTCAAGTCATTGCGGTGGATAAGGGAGAAGCCTCCATCTGCCTGACCCGCGAGAATGCTCAGAG GCTTCGGTTGCAGGACAGGATTTGGATCGTCCCCTTCGATGTGACCTTAG AGGGCAGCTGGGCACACCTTCTATCCTGGGGCCCCATGGACCTGGTCGTCAGCAACCCTCCATATGTCTTCCACCAGGACATGGAGCAGCTGGCTCCTGAGATCCTCAG AAggccgaggcccagagagggaagctGCCTTGTCCAAG CTACGAAGATCTGGCAGCGCTGGACGGCGGGGAGAAGGGTATGGACATCATTACACACATCTTGA
- the LG10H3orf18 gene encoding uncharacterized protein C3orf18 homolog has translation MNSRIPSTRGWFSSHPTTSEPNLEPSTDGPASETTILSPEATSFNATRIPDVAGSTAGVGTMLLSFGIITVIGLAVAMVLYIRKKKRLEKLHHQLMPMYSFDPTEEQDELEQELLEHGRDAASVQAASSVQALQGKTTLPSQGPLQRPSRLVFTDVANAIHA, from the exons ATGAACTCCAGGATCCCGTCTACTAGGGGCTGGTTCAGCAGCCACCCAACCACCTCTGAGCCTAACCTCGAGCCTTCCACAGATGGACCAGCCTCTGAAACCACCATCCTCAGCCCAGAAGCCACCAGTTTTAACGCCACCAGAATCCCCGACGTGGCTGGTAGCACAGCCGGCGTGGGCACCATGCTTCTGTCCTTTGGGATCATCACAGTGATTGGCCTGGCGGTGGCCATG GTTTTATACATCAGGAAGAAGAAGAG gctggaGAAGCTACACCACCAGCTCATGCCCATGTACAGCTTCGACCCCACGGAGGAACAAGATGAACTGGAGCAGGAGCTGCTGGAGCACGGGCGGGACGCTGCCTCCGTGCAGGCAGCCAGCTCTGTGCAGGCCCTGCAAGGCAAG ACGACTCTCCCCTCCCAGGGCCCCCTACAGAGGCCCAGCCGGCTGGTGTTCACTGACGTAGCCAACGCCATCCACGCGTGA